In the Sulfurovum sp. UBA12169 genome, CTCGATGGTGGCTCCCGTTCCGGAGGCACATTTGTCATTCATGGAGGTTAGTACGGTTTTTTGCCCGTTCTCTCCCTCTTTGAAATGGATGATTTTGGCATCCTGTCCCCCTAACTCAATGACGGCGTTGACTTCAGGGTGCAGATGTTCTACGGCTAAGACCACAGCATTGACCTCTTGGACAAACCGTGCATTGAGCGCGGGAGCGATTCGGCTTGCACCTGAGCCGGTGATATAGACTTTTTTTATTGCATTATAGGCTTGGGGGGAGGTTTTAGAGAGTTCCTCCAAAAGCGAAAGGAGAGTGGCTGCCTGTTTAGTATTGTGCGGGGTGTAGGCTTTGGCGATGATCCTGAAAGTTTCATCGCACAGCACATATTTGACCGTGGTGGAACCTATGTCGATACCCAGGGTATAGGTGGGCAGATAAGAAGCGGTCATGCACTTTTTTCTCCAGAAGACCTCAGTGCCCAAACAATCCAGACCGCACCCGCGATGATATAAGGAATGCTCAGCATTTGTCCTGCGGTAAAGGGCAGATTTATGACATAGTCTTCTTGGCGTGTTTTGGTATATTCAAGAAAAAATCGTGCAGTAAATAACAAAACTAGAAAAATTCCCGGTAGAATTTTTGTAGCAAAGAGAGGACTGACTTTTCTATAAATACCCAGCAGTATCAAAAAGATAATAAAGTAGCTGATTGCCTCATAGAGCTGTACGGGATGGCGGGGGATCATATCGACGCGCGCAAAGATGATCGCCCACGGTGCCTCGCTGGGCAGTCCAAGAATTTCAGAGTTGAAAAAATTTCCGATACGCACAAACATTGCTGTCAAAGCCCCCGGTATCGCGATACGCGAAAGCAGCCATATGTAAGAAGTGTTGTAGCGTTTGGAAAAGAGGTAAAATGAGACAAGTACGCCTGCAAGTCCTCCATGGCTGGCAAGCCCGCCTTCCCACACCTTGAGTATCTCAAGCGGATGAGAGAGATAAAAATCAGGCTCATAAAAAAAGCAATGTGCCAAACGCGCTCCGACGACAGCACCCACTAACGCATAAACAAGCAAATTGTCAAGCACTGAGGGGTCTTTTGCTTCACGTTTGTAGATCCATTTTGCTATCATTAGTCCCACAAAAAACGATCCTACAAAAAGCACACCGTACCACCGCAGCTGCAAAGCGCCGAAAGTGAAGATGCTCGGATCGGTATTCCAAATGAAATGTTCCATAAAATGCATACCTTTAAGGGATTTGATTGAGGAGTATTATACTCTAATTTATTTTTATTTTTTTATGCGCCTTTTTACAAACAACACGCCTTAAGCAATGTTGCAGCAAAAATGATATAATTTTTTACTGTCTGCGAATATAAATCATGAAGAGGGATTAGATGATAAAAGATTTTTTACGGTCTTTAAAAAGCATATTTTCGGTATCACTTTTCTTTTTGAAACAAAACACCAAGCGTTTAAATCTGGGTACTTTTAGGGTTGCAGGACTGCAGTACGGTGAGGCTGAATATATTGCATTGCTTCAGGGCGAACCCGCAGCGCTTAAAAGAGAGGCCAAAAATCCCCATGATCCCAAAGCAATCGCCGTGTATATTCGCGGTATCAAAGCAGGATATCTCCCTCAGCATGAAAACAAAACTCTTTCTTTGTTGATGGATCAAGGAGTAATTTTGGAAGCAATAGTTTATGCCTATGATTATGAAAAACCGCCATGGGAAAGAGTTGTGGTAAAGGTATGGAAGAAGAGATAAAGGGCTCGAGCAAGAATCAAAATACACTCAATCATTCAAAACATAAGTGCAATTTCACCCCAATCAAGTATTTGGTGTTGAGATATAAGCTTCCGACCGGATGACTTTTGGTTTCGGTCAGTCTCTCCCTCCGGATGAGGAGGGGGAAATAAATCACCTTACTTGTGAAGCTTTCTCTTTTAGGGGATGTAAAATTACACCAATCCTTGTTCGATCATAGCATCAGCTACTTTTCTAAATCCAGCGATATTTGCACCTAAAACCAGGTTGGTAGGTTCACCGAATTCTGTGGCAGTTTCTTTGGCATTGATATAGATATTTTTCATAATTTGTGCCAGTTTTGCATCAACCTCTTCAAACGTCCAGCTTACCATTGAAGCATTTTGCGCCATCTCTAATTGACTTGTTGCAACACCGCCCGCATTTGCCGCTTTGCCTGGCCCATAGCAGATTTTTGCATCAATAAATGCGTGTACTGCTTCAAGAGTTGAAGGCATATTGGCGCCTTCACTTACGCAGATGCAGCCGTTTGCAAGAAGGTTTTTGGCGTCGGCTAGATTAAGTTCGTTTTGTGTTGCGCTTGGAAATGCCGCAAAACAAGGAACGGAATATACTGCATTGGTGCCTTCTTGATACTCTTCGATCGGCGTATATTTAGCAGACGGTCTGTAGGCAGTGTATTCGCTCAATCTTACTCTTTTCACCTCTTTTAGTTCTTTTAACAGTTCAAGATCAATACCGTTTTCATCATAAATCATACCGTTTGAATCGCTACAAGTGATAGGAAGTGCGCCAAGTTGGTAAAGTTTCTCGATTGTATAGATGGCCACATTTCCGGATCCCGATACTACACATGTTTTGCCTTCAAGGGTTTCTCCTATGTCCTCAAGCATGTACTTGGCAAAATAGACAGCCCCGTAACCGGTCGCTTCGGTTCTTGCAAGCGAGCCGCCCCATTTGAGTGATTTTCCTGTGAGTACACCTTCATATTTGTTTGCCAATTTTTTATACATACCGAACATATAGCCGATTTCTCTTCCGCCAACACCGATATCGCCTGCTGGAACGTCGGTATGTGCTCCGATATGTCTGTAGAGTTCGCTCATAAATGCTTGACAAAATCTCATGATTTCATTGTCAGATTTGCCTTTTGGATTGAAGTCGCTTCCGCCTTTTCCTCCGCCGATTTGCAAACCGGTAAGCGCATTTTTGAAAATTTGTTCAAAACCTAAAAATTTGATAACACCTGCGTTTACGCTCGGGTGGAATCTCAAACCGCCTTTGTATGGCCCAAGCGCTGAGTTAAATTCAATTCTGAAACCCTTATTGACTTGAATCTCGCCTTTATCGTCTACCCAGTTTACTCTAAAAAGGATTTGTCTTTCAGGTTCAACAATTCTCTCTATGATTTTATGTTGTCTGTATTTTGGATATTTCTCCATCAAAGGTCTTAGTGATTCCAATACCTCTTCGGCTGCTTGATAAAACTCATTTTGAGACGGACTTGTTCTTTTGAGATAGTCAAAGACTTCTTTTACGTATGGCATTATATTCTCTCCTTAAATTAAAAATGACGAAGAGTATAACACATTTTTGGAATATAAAAGACTTAAAAAAAGACATATTTTGTTACTTTTAGTTATTTTTTTTAAAATAAAAAATAAATGTTTTTTTTATGCTTAAGATCTCAATTAACATAAAATATAATAACAGTTTTTTAACTTTTTTAGCAAAATGGGTTAAATAGAAGACTAAATTCATACAAACATCAATTAATTCATGTAAAATTCCAGTTTAATTTATTTTCTGGGCTGGAATCATGGAGCAGATATTTTTTATACTTTTTTTATTGTCGGTCGGATATAGTTTAAAATTTTTTAGTTTCCCGCACAATTTTTCACAAAGTCTCAACCTTTTCATTATTTACGTTTCTTTTCCTGCGACCATCTTGCTCCAGGTGCCGAAAATCAATTTTAATAGTTCATTGATATTGCCTGTGGCAGTGCCCTATAGTGTACTTTTTTTATCACTTATTTTTGTCTATCTCTTTTTCAAAAATGAATCCAGAAACACAAAAGCAGCGCTTCTTTTGCTTCTGCCTTTGGGTAATACTTCGTTTTTTGGTTTTCCGGTGCTTGAAGCGCTCGTAGGGACAAGCGCCATACAGTATGGGATTGTATATGATCAGTTTGGAAGTTTTGTACTGCTTACGACGTACGGAGCCTTTATTATTGCCTATTTTAGCGGCAGCTCCGTGAGCACTAAGCATATCATGAAAAAAATAATCACTTTTCCTCCTTTTATATTTTTGTTTCTTTCCTTTATAGTCGGAGATTTCCCGCCTGTGACGCTGCCTTATATTGAGCTTCTTTCCAAAACACTGGTTCCTTTGGCGATCATTAGCGTCGGGTTTTCGATGCAGTTAAAACTTGATGGGCAAAAAGATATATTTTTTAAAGCAATGGGTATCAAATTGTTTTTGATTCCCTCTGTTGTGTTGATAGTTTTTAAAATATTCGGGTTTACTGATGAGGTGGCCTTAAC is a window encoding:
- a CDS encoding NADP-specific glutamate dehydrogenase; amino-acid sequence: MPYVKEVFDYLKRTSPSQNEFYQAAEEVLESLRPLMEKYPKYRQHKIIERIVEPERQILFRVNWVDDKGEIQVNKGFRIEFNSALGPYKGGLRFHPSVNAGVIKFLGFEQIFKNALTGLQIGGGKGGSDFNPKGKSDNEIMRFCQAFMSELYRHIGAHTDVPAGDIGVGGREIGYMFGMYKKLANKYEGVLTGKSLKWGGSLARTEATGYGAVYFAKYMLEDIGETLEGKTCVVSGSGNVAIYTIEKLYQLGALPITCSDSNGMIYDENGIDLELLKELKEVKRVRLSEYTAYRPSAKYTPIEEYQEGTNAVYSVPCFAAFPSATQNELNLADAKNLLANGCICVSEGANMPSTLEAVHAFIDAKICYGPGKAANAGGVATSQLEMAQNASMVSWTFEEVDAKLAQIMKNIYINAKETATEFGEPTNLVLGANIAGFRKVADAMIEQGLV
- the lgt gene encoding prolipoprotein diacylglyceryl transferase, encoding MEHFIWNTDPSIFTFGALQLRWYGVLFVGSFFVGLMIAKWIYKREAKDPSVLDNLLVYALVGAVVGARLAHCFFYEPDFYLSHPLEILKVWEGGLASHGGLAGVLVSFYLFSKRYNTSYIWLLSRIAIPGALTAMFVRIGNFFNSEILGLPSEAPWAIIFARVDMIPRHPVQLYEAISYFIIFLILLGIYRKVSPLFATKILPGIFLVLLFTARFFLEYTKTRQEDYVINLPFTAGQMLSIPYIIAGAVWIVWALRSSGEKSA